The segment TCCTGTCTTACTTTGACGGGAAAAGTTCATGAATGAGATGAATCAAATAACGTAGTTATGAGATGTTATATCAATGCTATGGTAAAATATAATAATTAATTCATGATCAACATTATCAAATAACAATCAACCTTATTGGGGTATACACAGTTTTTGCAGCAATCCTAACAATCTAGCAGTTGACATTAACGGATTCTTCGATCACAATAACATCTAAATACTATTTTCGGTTTATGGCTAATTTCGTTGAAAAGATACAGCGAACATTTATTTATAATCGGTTCATAAACTTATGATTCAAATTAAAAGAGCATTCCCTGCATACGGTGATTCCTTTTGCTTCGGACTCCGTGCTGTCTCTCTTAATGGAGCATCAATACTTTCGAATACTATTACCCCGGCATGAAAAAAATCTTTTTTCTCATACTTTCCCTGTTGTTTCTTCTTTCTTCAGAAACTTCTGCGGATACGGGTAATATATTTGTTGTCCAGAGTTCCAGACTCAAACCATACATGGAGGCCCTTGACGGTCTCCGATATACTTTACGCAACATCCCCCCGCAAAAAGCTCAAAAATCAATACAGTCTTATACGATAACGGAATTCCTCCTCACCGGAGACTGGAGCTGGAAAAACCTCCAGCAAACTATTGAAAGCAAGCAACCTCAACTCATTGTAGCCATTGGCACTAATGCCCTTGCCGCCCTCGAACCCGTTGTTGATATACCGATAATTTATCTCATGGTGCCTTTTCCAGAGTCCCTGATTAACGGCCGGAAAAATATTACCGGCATTGATATGAAACTGAACCCCGAAACCCATTTGGCTGCAATATTGGGTAGTTTGCCCGCAACAAAAAAAATCGGTACCATTTATGATCCCCGGAAAAATTCAAACCTTGTCCAGAAAATTAAAGAAATTGCCCGGCAATACA is part of the Pseudomonadota bacterium genome and harbors:
- a CDS encoding ABC transporter substrate-binding protein, whose translation is MKKIFFLILSLLFLLSSETSADTGNIFVVQSSRLKPYMEALDGLRYTLRNIPPQKAQKSIQSYTITEFLLTGDWSWKNLQQTIESKQPQLIVAIGTNALAALEPVVDIPIIYLMVPFPESLINGRKNITGIDMKLNPETHLAAILGSLPATKKIGTIYDPRKNSNLVQKIKEIARQYKIELVALKTDDPKKVPQLLSEIAAHIDLFWMLPDLTVLTPETTEQILYFSLENRIPVATFSSKYLKQGAVIAVTFDIFDMGKQAGELAEMIVDGTPAHEISPRPARTTRLQVNHSVAKNLGIEIQELKNND